A stretch of DNA from Dioscorea cayenensis subsp. rotundata cultivar TDr96_F1 chromosome 4, TDr96_F1_v2_PseudoChromosome.rev07_lg8_w22 25.fasta, whole genome shotgun sequence:
tacatatatattgatgaaaaaTAGGATTCTAGCTGCGTGAGTATTATTTGTGGGTGATGTATATTTGCATTTCATAAATTCAtcctctatttaaaaaaaaaagtttttactCTTATATTTCCTTTATGTTTTAAGTCAActgtatttattaaatatatatatatatatatatatatgttatctatatatatatatatatatatatagataacaaTACTAAAGAACAATCagcaaaattattatgtttggatagaaaacagtaaatatataatatatatttatatattatgtttagACAATTCAGTGTGAGGTCCGAAGCTTTTGGGGGAATAGGCTGATGCTCATCCACTTCTGTCCGCGGGAGTGATTTTTGTCGTCATCTTATTTTTTCCTTTACCTCGTTGccgtgtttgtttgtgtttttcacATCTAGTGGATATTttgtactctttattttctttttaatattagtgGTTTAtacaccttttcaaaaaaaaaatatttatatatatatatatattatctattattcaaaaaaaaaaattgtatgttatctatgtttttaccctttttattattatcattttgcaATTGGAAGCCATCCGggtgataaatataaatacgATGGGTTACTCCCTCGTTTCCACTTTCCACTCTCCAAAAtcttattatgaaaatataaagcatAGTCTATATAGaataattattcattaaattaaaatcaaagcaACACTCTAAAGCCAGTAAACCACAAATGACCTCTAATATTTGAgttagtatttattttgaatcattaaatatataattatttatttatttatttgaatgtacacctttattttgaatgataCAAATacgaattaaaaaataaataaatgtcatgTGTGTTGCTATCTTGGGTGAAAGTGAAACCGCTCAAGTgaataattaaaagattaaaataaaattttttatatttaattgcgaagattaaaaggaaaacaaaaaaacaaaaactttcgTAGGTTACAAAGTGATTTCAGCgcattttaaaatgaaatctCCAATCTCATACTGCCACGTTAGGGATCTAGGTTAACAAAAGAAAGACGCGGTTCAAGGAACACTCAATGTGAACCCTATATAAACTAATCGCCAGGTAACCCCAAAGAAACCCTAATCATCAATCAAAGCCGCCTTTCTTCTCCGGCCATCGCTCCAGAACCCCGCCGCGAACCCTAGAAGCCATGGGTATGCTTCCAGATCTCTCAATGGAGCCATATCTGAGCTCTTCTCCAATAGTTTCCATGCTAACTTTGTGGTTTTCTTGAGTGTTGATCTGTTTTTCCTTTGAATCTGGCAATCAGGGAAGGTGCACGGATCTTTAGCTCGCGCTGGTAAGGTGCGAGGCCAGACTCCCAAGGTCGCCAAgcaagacaagaagaagaagccccGCGGCCGCGCTCACAAGCGAATGCAGTACAACCGCCGCTTCGTCACCGCTGGTGAGATCCCGATCCTTTTTGTTTCCCATTAAATCTGTCGATCTCCATGATCTTCTTCTTAACATTGTgatgttttgtggtttttttttgctGATTGTTCTTCAGTTGTTGGATTCGGGAAGAAGAGGGGGCCAAACTCATCTGAGAAGTAATTGCGGTATTAGTTTTTCTAGTTTGAAGAagtaaaattagggtttttgtttgagTTGATGGGAACTTGCATGTTACTACGGGCTGCTGGACTGTGATTGTGCCCTTTTTattgtttacttgtttttagGG
This window harbors:
- the LOC120259216 gene encoding 40S ribosomal protein S30, whose amino-acid sequence is MGKVHGSLARAGKVRGQTPKVAKQDKKKKPRGRAHKRMQYNRRFVTAVVGFGKKRGPNSSEK